A region of Salvelinus alpinus chromosome 24, SLU_Salpinus.1, whole genome shotgun sequence DNA encodes the following proteins:
- the LOC139551772 gene encoding regulator of G-protein signaling 7-binding protein B-like, protein MCSAPNGRKNRPRSAANIFQLSKPLQRDPERRESTESTRKAQRAVGECKMTVQDFNTLVALYREQVITIGEISADCPSLRAVLHRTRTKGCTMAQAAHQNLTVISGSGPEDGEIHPEICRLFIQLQCCLEMFITEMLKSMCLLGVLQLHRKGKDSYPEPRLDYKMDESSDVPILEEHSSSPVDYQHESWLVCTDIENIERDMREMRNLLSKLRETMPLPLKNQDDSSLLNLTPYPLVRQRKRRFSGFCCLVSS, encoded by the exons ATGTGTTCTGCTCCGAACGGGCGCAAGAACCGCCCCAGATCCGCAGCGAACATTTTTCAGCTCAGCAAACCACTGCAGAGGGACCCGGAACGCCGGGAGAGCACGGAGAGCACGCGGAAAGCCCAGCGGGCCGTAGGCGAATGTAAGATG ACAGTCCAAGATTTCAACACTCTCGTGGCGCTGTACCGAGAACAGGTCATCACTATTGGGGAGATTTCGGCCGATTGTCCCTCTTTACGGGCGGTGCTGCACCGCACCAGGACCAAAGGATGTACCATGGCCCAAGCTGCCCATCAGAACCTCACCGTGATATCTGGATCTGG GCCAGAGGATGGGGAGATCCACCCAGAGATCTGCCGGCTCTTCATTCAGCTGCAGTGCTGCCTGGAGATGTTCATCACGGAGATGCTCAAGTCCATGTGTCTACTGGGAGTGCTGCAGCTCCACAGGAAAG GAAAAGATTCATACCCAGAGCCCAGGTTGGACTACAAGATGGATGAGAGCTCTGATGTGCCCATTCTGGAGGAGCACTCCTCCTCACCTGTAGACTACCAACATGAGTCCTGGCTGGTGTGCACCGATATTGAAAACATAGAGAG GGACATGCGAGAGATGAGAAACCTACTAAGCAAACTCAGGGAGACCATGCCGTTACCACTGAAAAACCAAG ATGACAGCAGTCTGCTGAATCTCACTCCATACCCGCTGGTCAGGCAGAGGAAGAGGCGCTTCTCTGGGTTCTGCTGCCTGGTGTCCAGCTGA